One segment of Gopherus flavomarginatus isolate rGopFla2 chromosome 8, rGopFla2.mat.asm, whole genome shotgun sequence DNA contains the following:
- the HES6 gene encoding transcription cofactor HES-6 yields MAPSSRPSKSRPSREEEDFCDARGGDRKARKPLVEKKRRARINESLQELRLILADTEFQAKMENAEVLELTVKRVQGVLQSRSLESDKLHREASERFAAGYIQCMHEVHTFVSNCPGIDSTVAAQLLNHLLESMPLNEGSFQDLIADVLSEPSIAPWPGSEGLSQPTGVSPAAPSLASPTSALLSPSSSEETCSDLEETEAEQSPASPAGLDSSRTHNVPSPSFSKSMWRPW; encoded by the exons ATGGCCCCGTCCTCTCGGCCCAGCAAGAGCCGGCCCAGCCGGGAGGAGGAGGATTTCTGTGACGCGAGAGGGGGGGACAGGAAG gcCAGGAAGCCGCTGGTGGAGAAGAAGCGGCGAGCGCGGATTAACGAGAGCCTGCAGGAGCTGCGGCTCATCCTGGCCGACACGGAG TTTCAGGCGAAGATGGAGAACGCCGAGGTGCTGGAGCTGACCGTGAAGCGGGTGCAGGGCGTGCTGCAGAGCCGGTCCCTCG AAAGTGACAAGCTGCACCGGGAGGCCAGCGAGCGGTTTGCAGCCGGGTACATTCAGTGCATGCACGAAGTCCATACCTTCGTCTCCAACTGCCCGGGGATTGATTCCACTGTTGCTGCCCAGCTGCTGAACCACCTGCTGGAGTCCATGCCTCTGAACGAAGGCAGTTTCCAGGACTTGATCGCGGATGTTTTGTCAGAACCCTCCATCGCCCCCTGGCCTGGCAGTGAGGGGCTCTCTCAACCAACGGGGGTGTCTCCTGCTGCTCCAAGCCTGGCTAGCCCCACTTCAGctcttctttccccttcctccagtGAAGAGACCTGCTCTGATCTGGAAGAGACAGAGGCCGAGCAAAGCCCGGCCTCCCCAGCTGGACTGGACAGTTCCAGGACACACAATGTG